The Paenibacillus wynnii DNA window GCCGGGTTCATTGTCCCTGTCATGCATTACGATAAGATGGCCGACGCTGTAATTCGGCTTGGAAGCAGCAGGGAGCTTCGAGAGCAAATGGGACGCAGTGGCCTTGCCCGGGCTGAGGCGCTCTATACTCATTCGCAGTTTATCCGCAGCTATCGTGAGCTTTATCATGATTATAAGGAGGAGCAGACATGGCAGGTATCGGCTTTGAACTAAGGAAGCTTTACCGTGAGCACGGACTGCTCCATCATTTCCGGGCCTATGCGTACTCCTCTATGTCAACCATAGGCCCTATGGTGTTATGCATGGCAATGGTGGCCGGAATTCAGCAATTGATGATGTTTTCCGGTGCGGCTTACTTGGAACGTGAACTCTTTTTGTCCACTATTGTATATGCCTTCATTTTTTCTGTACTGATTACAGGCGGTGTCTCTATGGTGCTGACCCGCTTTCTGGCGGATATGCTATTCCAGAAAAGATATGAGCATGCACTCTCTTCCTATTATGGTGCCGCTGCAATATGTCTTCCGGGTGGTGCGGTAGCAGCGCTGCTCTTTCTAAAGGGAGTGGAAGCAGGCTTCACCTATAAAGCAACCGCGTTTTTCTTGTTTATGGAGCTAATTCTGATCTGGATACAGTCCGTTCACCTTACGGCGCTCAAGGATTACAAGCGAATATTTCGCAGCTTCCTGATAGGCGCCTGCACCGCGGGACTTGGAGCTTGGGCGGTCAGCGAGTTGACGACACATCAGACGGCGGCGGGTATGATCGCTGCAGTGGATGCAGGTTTTTTTCTTGTGCTGGTGCTGACGAATCGTCACTTTGAACAAGTCTTTCCGAGCAGAGATGCCCGTTTATTTTTCAGCTTTCTTTCCTATTTCCGAAAATATCCCACTCTGCTCGGCATAGGGACATTTCTGTACGCCGGTGTGTACATGCATAGCTTTGTGTACTGGTTTGGCCCTTATCATAAGTTGGTAGCCGGCCGATTCCTCATCTCTCCTTTTTACGATACACCGGTCTTCTACGCTTACCTAAGCGTCATTCCTACTTTAATCGTCTTCACGGTTGCTGTTGAAACGAACTTTTACGAGAAGTTCAGGGGTTATTACGATTTGATTCGGCAGAGCGGAACCTGGGATGAAATTTCGGAGGCCAGAGGTGAAATGCAACGGTCACTAATCAAAGAGCTGACCTTCTTAATGGAAATTCAGCTTATGTTTACGGTTATATCCCTGGCGTTAGGAATCAAAATGCTTCCCATGATTGGGTTCAGTATGGAGCAGCTAGATGTGTTTATCATTTTACTACTAGGCTATTACCTATTTATCATCACGTTTGTCATCCTGCTGCTCTTGCTGTATTACGATGACCGGAAAGGTGTTTTTATGATCAGCGGTAGTTATCTTTTGCTTAATATTGCCTTCAGCACACTCTCTATGCTGTACGGATACCACGGTTTTGGGATGCTCTTAGCGTCATTTGTGGTACTACTAGTAGCCTTAACGCGACTAAGGCGTTATGTCCGCAGTATTGATTACCATACGTTCTGTGCTCAGCCGCTCCTACCCACCCGTTCCAAACGCAAGCGTCTCCCGCTTTCAAACACCTTGTCAATGACACTGGGTCTGATCGCTGCAGCGATTGTGTTGTCTTCTTGTTCCGGTAGTTCTGCGGCTACAGCCACTACCCCGAGTGCCACACCTGTTACTGCAACGTACTCTTCAGTGACGGAAGACAAGCTATCCGAGGATAAGCGTATCTATGAACGAGACAACGACACTAACGTTGACACCTTATATCTTACTGTACTTGCTGATGAGTTAACCGAAGGTGAAACGCCTTTGGATTGGTATCAATTGAACCGGATCGTCAATCGGATGGATGAAGGGTCAATGAAAGTCATCCTGCAGGAAGGGGCAGCGGACGGCAGTGGACCGAAGCCCGGTTTCTTCGGCTATTCGTCAACGGAGGCAAACGCGAATATCTGGCTGCGGGGTAACACGGCGCGTTATGCTTCCCAGCGCTCCTACAAGATCAAGCTGTTAGATCAAGCAGGAGTATGGAATGACCAAAGTACATTGGATCTTAATAAGCACTCCTATGACCCTTCTCGTCTGCGAAACAAGCTCAGCTTCGATATATTCGAGACCATGCCGAATATGACAAGCCTACGTACTAGATTCGTACACCTGTACGTGAAGGACTTAAGCGAGGGCGGAACACAGGCTCAGGCGAAGTATGAAGACTATGGCCTGTATACCCAAATAGAGCAGCCCAATAAGAAGTTTCTCAAGAACCACTGGCTGGATCCCTACGGACAGCTCTACAAAGCTACCATGTTCGAATTTCTCCGTTATCCAGAGGACTTGAAGGCGCAGGACGACCCGACCTATGACAAGGCAAAATTCGAGACCCACCTGGAAATTAACGGGTGGGAGGATCACACCAAGCTGTTGTCCATGCTGGATGATGTGAATAATTTATCCATACCGATCAATGAAGTGATCCGTAAGCACTTCGATCTTGATAATTATCTGACTTGGCTAGCCTCCAATATTCTAATGGACAACATGGATACGAGTGCTCACAATTATCTTCTGTATTCTCCATTAAATTCTAATAGGTGGTATTTCCTTCCTTGGGATTATGACGGAGGCTGGGAGATTGCACGGAATGTGAAAAGTATTGGGCCGTATAACAGCGGCATCAGTAACTACTGGGGCGTAAAACTTCATAACCGTTTCTTTCGAAGCCAGGAGAATGTTCAGCTTCTCAAGGATAAGATAGACGAGTTGTACCGGGATTATATCAACAGCGATACCCTTACTAAGCAAATCGCCCTGTACTACCCGATTACTAAGAAGTTTTCAAACCAAAATCCTGATCGGAACTTCTTCCCTATTCCCGTCGCTGAGATATCCGAAGACGTGAAAGCGATAAGCGGGGTTCCGCTTCGCTCTCTCAAACGGTTCAAAGAAGATATAGAGAGGCCTAAACCTTTCTTTCTGGGTGACCTTCAACAAGAGGGAACATCTTCTACTTTCAACTGGGATACCTCATTCGATCTGCAGGGGGACAATCTTCAGTACGAATTCGTGTTGGCCAGAGACCCGCAATTCACAAGTATCGTAAAAAAGGTCAGCACGCCGAATACCACATTGAAGTTCGGTGATTTGAAGCCGGGTATTTATTACTGGAAGGCAACCGTTAGCGATGGCAACGGTCATTCGCAGGTAGCTTTCGATATATATTTTGACGAGGATGACCTTCCTTACTACGGTGTTAGAAAGGTTAAGGTGAACTAAGATGGAATTTAGGGGACGCCCGCTCCGGCATGAGTATAAATATTACCTGCACCCTCATGAATATTTGTCGATCCGTCAGCGCGTCTCGGCATTGCTTCCGCTTGATCCGTATTCCCAAAGCCCTGAAGGGTACGGGATCCGCAGTCTGTATTTCGACAGCCCCGTGGATTATGCATTGTACGACAAGGTTAACGGAGTGTTTTCACGGGAAAAGTTCAGGATCCGCATCTATAATGGAAGCGACCATACGATCAAACTCGAGCGCAAAAGCAAATTCGGAGACTATGTGCATAAGGAAAGTGCTCCACTGACGCGTGCGCAGTATGATGCTATCTTACAGGGGGATTATTCGGCAGTCGATGGATCAACCTCTTCCCTAATCCGGGAATTCTACTTGGCACTGGCACATAAGGGCTACCGTCCCATTACCATAGTCGACTATTTGCGGGAGGCCTATGTGTATGATCATGGAGACGTGCGGATCACGTTTGACAAAAGGCTTGTTGCCGGCGTGAACAGCATTGATCTTTTCTATCCCGGGCTTATTTTGAAGGAGACGCTGGACCCGGCACAAACAATCCTTGAAATGAAGTACAATAACTTCCTTGCTGAAGATATACGTTTTGCTGCTAGCCCGACGTTAAGTAACCGCTCCACCATTTCTAAATATGTGATTTGCCGAGAAGCGAACATGCTTCATTTCAAACGATAAGGGGACCCGCATTAGAATGAACGAGAATCTTAACTTCCAGGATTTATTTAAAAAAAGTGTCACTCATCTCGATGCCTTCCGCACGATTTCATATATCGATGTGGTGCTTGGACTCGCCGCTTCTCTGGGAATCGGGATGTTCATCTTCTTCATCTACCGCAAAACGTTTCGCGGGGTTGTGTACAGCTATAATTATAATGCCGCTTTTGTACTTATGTGCATGATTACAAGCATGGTTATAATGACGATCAGCTCTAATATTGTATTGTCCCTCGGGATGGTCGGGGCGCTCAGTATTGTACGTTTCCGTACCGCAGTCAAGGATCCCCTTGATATCGTATATATGTTCTGGGCCATTGCCGGAGGCATCGCCACAGGGGCTAAGCTTTACCCCCTTGCCCTTATCGGCTCGCTTGTAATTGGACTGACGCTCATATGGCTCTCCCGCCATAAAATTCGTGAGCAGCAATATCTGCTTATTATCCGTCATTCCGATAGCGCTACTGCATCCGTAAGGGTTCAATTGCAAAAATTGGTTTACACCTTGAAATCTAAGACCGTACGCAAAGACTATGTAGAAATGACTGTGGAGCTAAGACTACGTGATGATAACACCGCATTTGTCCATGATTTATCTGTTTTGGATGGGGTTATGGATGTTTCTCTAATTAACTACACCGGGGATTATGCACAATAAGGAAGTAAACAAATATTAAAGAAGAGGGGTGTCCCAGCAGCCATGCAAATGGTTGTGTTGGGACACCCCCTTCCCTTTGAAGTGAGATTTATGATAACTATTCAAACCGCCGGATTCAGCGCGGATTTAGTTTCACCTGTGAGCCTTTGCCGCCCGTCTGAATGCCGGAGTCCTTCATTCCTGACTCTTTCAAATCGGCCAACAGCCGTTCCAGCACGGCTTTGGCGGCGAGTCCTTCTTTGGCGCCGGATGCTTTCACGACTAGCTGTACCGGTTTGCCGGAGCGGAGATGCTTGTCCGCCTGGCGGAGCTTCGTATCGTAATCATGCTCCTCGATATGGGCAGTGAACCTAAGCTCCTTGACCTTCTCCTTGCTGCCGGCTCCCGTCGTCCGTCCTGGGCCCGACTTACCCGACTTGCCAGCTGCAGCTTCCTTCCCAGCTACCGCTTTTCCTTTGCCTTTCGGAACTAGGCTGCAGGGCGGCGGACTGCTCATCAGCGAGGTGCAGACCAAGTCTACCCCTTGGGCTCGGGCCATAGCCAGCGCCTCTTCTCTGGAGACGAAGCCGAGCTTTTCTCCTCTGAGTCCGGTCAGTGCCACCTCGGATGCCCGGATCTGCTCATTAATTAATACTGCCACGTAAACGCAACCTCCCCTTAAATATCATATACGGATGCTTC harbors:
- the infC gene encoding translation initiation factor IF-3, translating into MAVLINEQIRASEVALTGLRGEKLGFVSREEALAMARAQGVDLVCTSLMSSPPPCSLVPKGKGKAVAGKEAAAGKSGKSGPGRTTGAGSKEKVKELRFTAHIEEHDYDTKLRQADKHLRSGKPVQLVVKASGAKEGLAAKAVLERLLADLKESGMKDSGIQTGGKGSQVKLNPR
- a CDS encoding polyphosphate polymerase domain-containing protein → MEFRGRPLRHEYKYYLHPHEYLSIRQRVSALLPLDPYSQSPEGYGIRSLYFDSPVDYALYDKVNGVFSREKFRIRIYNGSDHTIKLERKSKFGDYVHKESAPLTRAQYDAILQGDYSAVDGSTSSLIREFYLALAHKGYRPITIVDYLREAYVYDHGDVRITFDKRLVAGVNSIDLFYPGLILKETLDPAQTILEMKYNNFLAEDIRFAASPTLSNRSTISKYVICREANMLHFKR
- a CDS encoding DUF4956 domain-containing protein codes for the protein MNENLNFQDLFKKSVTHLDAFRTISYIDVVLGLAASLGIGMFIFFIYRKTFRGVVYSYNYNAAFVLMCMITSMVIMTISSNIVLSLGMVGALSIVRFRTAVKDPLDIVYMFWAIAGGIATGAKLYPLALIGSLVIGLTLIWLSRHKIREQQYLLIIRHSDSATASVRVQLQKLVYTLKSKTVRKDYVEMTVELRLRDDNTAFVHDLSVLDGVMDVSLINYTGDYAQ
- the pelG gene encoding exopolysaccharide Pel transporter PelG, whose amino-acid sequence is MAGIGFELRKLYREHGLLHHFRAYAYSSMSTIGPMVLCMAMVAGIQQLMMFSGAAYLERELFLSTIVYAFIFSVLITGGVSMVLTRFLADMLFQKRYEHALSSYYGAAAICLPGGAVAALLFLKGVEAGFTYKATAFFLFMELILIWIQSVHLTALKDYKRIFRSFLIGACTAGLGAWAVSELTTHQTAAGMIAAVDAGFFLVLVLTNRHFEQVFPSRDARLFFSFLSYFRKYPTLLGIGTFLYAGVYMHSFVYWFGPYHKLVAGRFLISPFYDTPVFYAYLSVIPTLIVFTVAVETNFYEKFRGYYDLIRQSGTWDEISEARGEMQRSLIKELTFLMEIQLMFTVISLALGIKMLPMIGFSMEQLDVFIILLLGYYLFIITFVILLLLLYYDDRKGVFMISGSYLLLNIAFSTLSMLYGYHGFGMLLASFVVLLVALTRLRRYVRSIDYHTFCAQPLLPTRSKRKRLPLSNTLSMTLGLIAAAIVLSSCSGSSAATATTPSATPVTATYSSVTEDKLSEDKRIYERDNDTNVDTLYLTVLADELTEGETPLDWYQLNRIVNRMDEGSMKVILQEGAADGSGPKPGFFGYSSTEANANIWLRGNTARYASQRSYKIKLLDQAGVWNDQSTLDLNKHSYDPSRLRNKLSFDIFETMPNMTSLRTRFVHLYVKDLSEGGTQAQAKYEDYGLYTQIEQPNKKFLKNHWLDPYGQLYKATMFEFLRYPEDLKAQDDPTYDKAKFETHLEINGWEDHTKLLSMLDDVNNLSIPINEVIRKHFDLDNYLTWLASNILMDNMDTSAHNYLLYSPLNSNRWYFLPWDYDGGWEIARNVKSIGPYNSGISNYWGVKLHNRFFRSQENVQLLKDKIDELYRDYINSDTLTKQIALYYPITKKFSNQNPDRNFFPIPVAEISEDVKAISGVPLRSLKRFKEDIERPKPFFLGDLQQEGTSSTFNWDTSFDLQGDNLQYEFVLARDPQFTSIVKKVSTPNTTLKFGDLKPGIYYWKATVSDGNGHSQVAFDIYFDEDDLPYYGVRKVKVN